The Vicinamibacterales bacterium genome includes the window CTCGGGGTGGAACTGCACGCCGAAGAGGTTGCCGCGCTCGACTACGGCGGCGAACGTGGCGCCATGCTCGCACGACGCGGTGGTCGCCCCGGTGACCGGCGCGGCGTACGAATGGGTGAAGTACACCTGCGCCCCGTCATCGGCGTCGCTCAGCAGGCGCGAGGCGTTCCGCCGCGCCAGCGTGTTCCAGCCGACGTGCGGGATCTTGACGCCGTCGGCCGGCGGCAGGAGGAAACACTCGCCGCGCAGGAGCGCGAGGCCAGGAATGCCGGGAGCCTCGACGCTGCCTTCGAAGAGGAACTGCAGGCCGAGGCAGATGCCGAGCAGCGGCGTGCCGGCGGCGGCCGCGCGCAGCAGCGACGCGCGCAGCTCGGCGCCGATCGCCGCGGTCGCGCCGAAATGGCCGACCCCGGGAACGACGATCGCGCCGGCGCCTGCGACGTCGTCCGGATCGGACGTCACTGTCGGGGCCGCGCCCGCAGCGCGAAGTCCCTTGAGCACCGACGTCAGATTTCCGGCGCCGTAATCGATGACCGCGATGTTCACAGCAGACCCTTGGTCGACGGCAGCGCCCGACCGAGCTGACGGTCGCGCGAGCAGGCGACGCGGAGCGCCCGGGCGAAGGCCTTGAATATCGCTTCGACCTGGTGGTGGCTGGAGCGTCCGTACAGCACCTTGACGTGCACGTTCGCGCGCGCCCCCTGGGCGAATCCTTCGAAGAAGTCCTGCACCAGTTCCGACTGCAGATCGCCGACGCGGTCGACCGCGAGCTTCAGGTCGACCACCGCGTGAGGCCGGCCGCTCAGATCGATGGCGGCAACCGCGAGCGTCTCGTCCATCGGCATGACGAAGTACCCGGCGCGATTGATGCCGCGCCGGGTGCCGATCGCCTTCGAGACCGCCTCGCCGAGCGCGATCCCCAGGTCTTCCACCGTGTGGTGCTGATCGACGTCGAGATCGCCGGCGGCGCGGATGGTGAGGTCGAAGGCGCCGTGCCGGGCAACCAGCTCGAGCATGTGATCGAGAAAACGGATACCGGTGGTGACGTCGTACCTGCCGCGCCCTTCGACGGTGAGCTTCAGCGCAATCGACGTCTCGCGCGTGTCGCGCGTGATCACCGCGCGGCGCACAACACCTCCTCCAGCGCGGCGGCGGCGCGCCGGGTGTCGTCGACGAGGCCGGCGGTGACGCGGATGCAGCGCTCGCAGCCGCGCTCCCGCGATCGGTCGCGGACGACGACGCCGCGCGAGGCGAGCGCCGAGACGATGTCGCCGGTCGGCTCGCGGACCCGGATCAGCAGGAAGTTCGCGCGGCTCGGCCAGGTCTCGAGACCGAGCCGCTCGCAGGCGGCCTGCAGCAGACCGCGCGAGGCGGCCGACTGCTCGAGATACCAGTCGCGATAGGCACGGTCGGCGACGGCCACCGGCAGGGCGGCGGCCGCCCAGGCATTGAGGCTGTAGGGTGGAACGACCCGGGCGATCGGCCCGAGCGTCGACGGCGCACCGATCACCGCGCCGGCGCGCAGGCCGGCGATGCCGTAGGCCTTCGAGAACGTCCGTCCGACCACCAGGTTCGGAGCGTGGCGGAACGTGTCGGGATCGATCAGGGTCTCGCCCGAGAAGTCCGCGTACGCTTCGTCGACGAAGAGCGTCACCGGCGCGATGGCGGATGCGAGGTCTCGCAGGTCGCTCAGGCGGCAGGCGACGCCGCTCGGGTTGTGCGGATTGGCGAGGAAGACGATCCGCGTCTCGTTCGTCACCGCCGCGCGGACGGCGGCGGTGTCCAGCGTGAACCCCTCGCCGAGCGGCACCGTGACCATGCGTCCGCCGAGCGCGGTCGTGCACACTTCGTACATGTCGAACGCCGGTTCGACGCCGACGGCGTTCGGCACCGCGGCGGTGCGCTCGCGCAGCGCCGCGCCGGCGGCCGCGAGTATTCCCTCGTCGAGGCCGTTGGTCAGGAGGACGTGATCCGGAGAGACGCCGAAGCAGGCCGCGACCGCCGCGCGCGCCTCGTCGTAATCGGGGTAGAAGCCCGCGTCCTGGCGGGTGAGGGCGCGCAAGGCCTCCAGGACGGCGGGCGAGCAGCCCGCGGTGTTCTCGTTCAAATGCAGTCTCATGGTCATGCACGCCCTCTCGCGTCTCTCGTTCGCGGTGCCGATGGCGCATCGGTCTGACGAAGGCGGATCGAGGCGGCGTGCCCGTGCAGCCCCTCTGCCTCCGCGAGCGCCACCGCCGT containing:
- the hisH gene encoding imidazole glycerol phosphate synthase subunit HisH, which translates into the protein MNIAVIDYGAGNLTSVLKGLRAAGAAPTVTSDPDDVAGAGAIVVPGVGHFGATAAIGAELRASLLRAAAAGTPLLGICLGLQFLFEGSVEAPGIPGLALLRGECFLLPPADGVKIPHVGWNTLARRNASRLLSDADDGAQVYFTHSYAAPVTGATTASCEHGATFAAVVERGNLFGVQFHPEKSGDAGLRILRAFVSSC
- the hisB gene encoding imidazoleglycerol-phosphate dehydratase HisB, which gives rise to MRRAVITRDTRETSIALKLTVEGRGRYDVTTGIRFLDHMLELVARHGAFDLTIRAAGDLDVDQHHTVEDLGIALGEAVSKAIGTRRGINRAGYFVMPMDETLAVAAIDLSGRPHAVVDLKLAVDRVGDLQSELVQDFFEGFAQGARANVHVKVLYGRSSHHQVEAIFKAFARALRVACSRDRQLGRALPSTKGLL
- a CDS encoding histidinol-phosphate transaminase; this translates as MTMRLHLNENTAGCSPAVLEALRALTRQDAGFYPDYDEARAAVAACFGVSPDHVLLTNGLDEGILAAAGAALRERTAAVPNAVGVEPAFDMYEVCTTALGGRMVTVPLGEGFTLDTAAVRAAVTNETRIVFLANPHNPSGVACRLSDLRDLASAIAPVTLFVDEAYADFSGETLIDPDTFRHAPNLVVGRTFSKAYGIAGLRAGAVIGAPSTLGPIARVVPPYSLNAWAAAALPVAVADRAYRDWYLEQSAASRGLLQAACERLGLETWPSRANFLLIRVREPTGDIVSALASRGVVVRDRSRERGCERCIRVTAGLVDDTRRAAAALEEVLCAAR